A region of Necator americanus strain Aroian chromosome I, whole genome shotgun sequence DNA encodes the following proteins:
- a CDS encoding hypothetical protein (NECATOR_CHRI.G4105.T2): MMDDSFVEKCLACCETIHREGINDFGNAFVDRITLVKWTYVCLLFKPSTLKSDFSKMRQVVEDFFRDEWVLQLGLGLNVNLLDSWCSYRAALAAITSQVDLTKAKDMAAYHYNALSKLTIPQGKILPNDFDAQIRLIFQYNSSLRWLILHTSKTTTKKASTYVQAIDIYPQFEAQSLVLFLRASNFEMEFFSAYRNSLRNKEENIKKVTSSTCSIISEMAQLFSQDFGSLNKENKTKLHDWFMLMKKTLEDLDLNSKRNAELVCQVKRRIAQVGEMLDLGGNLSVAQHLQKLQPQLDILSALYNVREEEERRVRRCADPSYLWPILDDWIPRIQNRILESSDVHAVRALFFKLSLSITTLCEQFQGEERKTLIGRAYSFHLERRLRSILQTIPHRLFSILKTTISPSLQRHWEPTLDKSVAREMADFEENFSLADATHTISNLSLGVSRMTLKKVGLVSINPKELLEEGIRRELALELPSLLTTLEKPFSLEDVLNNLSRNLQSFHRAFIYMCGHVDVNGHDMWREEINLIVRQMANDLKKKKIFSSLPSPKGGTPTSALSHVFNLLLKHSDPYLNRYQENSMTWRDVKTKKDVLCSRTVDLIESWIPSSAINSLRLVFNHNMGILIDDSLKQIGSTLTTIGAFSFNDAFIHSSQYEQLLRHLQGNQMLVPLIAKIGQHLLLLSLLCQSKRQHCQLNAAPLFSSLTACDRYLIAHPDSVPADVGPIVNLLRDCGLCTPTLTLYKTSVIASPNAALCLVLVLYITMHRLNGSRRDALCGRTFTAGLFFLLHQINKVEQFGKLAERFADLLTVSKGNNDKQLLLSHVTNVITFS, translated from the exons GGCATAAACGATTTTGGAAATGCCTTCGTTGACAGAATTACACTGGTGAAATGGACGTATGTATGCCTTTTGTTCAAACCGTCAACACTCAAATCCGACTTCTCTAAGATGCGTCAAGTCGTAGAGGACTTTTTTCGTGACGAATGG GTGCTCCAACTCGGTTTGGGTTTGAACGTTAATCTCCTCGATTCATGGTGCTCTTATCGTGCTGCTCTAGCAGCTATCACTAGTCAGGTGGATCTTACTAAAGCCAAGGACATGGCAGCTTATCACTACAATGCACTTTCCAAGCTAACTATTCCACAa GGCAAAATACTGCCCAACGACTTCGATGCCCAAATTCGCCTCATTTTTCAGTACAACTCGTCTTTAAGATGGCTGATTTTACATACAT CTAAAACAACCACCAAGAAAGCTTCCACGTATGTACAAGCGATCGATATCTATCCACAATTTGAAGCACAGTCTCTTGTACTCTTCTTGAGggcttcaaattttgaaatggaGTTCTTTTCG GCATATAGAAATTCTCTGcgaaacaaggaagaaaacatcaaGAAAGTTACTTCCTCAACTTGTTCCATTATTTCCGAGATGGCTCAGTTGTTTTCGCAAGATTTTGGTTCTctcaataaagaaaataaga CAAAGTTACATGATTGGTTTATGCTGATGAAGAAAACATTAGAGGACCTGGACCTTAACAGTAAAAGAAATGCAGAGCTTGTTTGTCAAGTAAAAAGAAGGATCGCTCAG gTTGGCGAAATGCTCGATCTGGGCGGAAATCTCAGTGTTGCACAACATTTGCAAAAGTTGCAACCGCAGTTGGATATTTTATCCGCTTTGTACAATGtgagagaagaggaagaacGACGTGTGCGACGTTGCGCAGACCCATCCTATCTGTGGCCTATCTTAG ATGATTGGATTCCACGTATTCAAAATAGGATTTTGGAGTCATCAGATGTTCATGCTGTTCGTGCccttttcttcaaactttCGCTTTCAATCACAACTTTGTGCGAACAGTTCCAGGGTGAAGAACGAAAGAC TTTGATTGGACGAGCTTACTCCTTCCATCTTGAGCGACGTCTGCGTTCTATTTTGCAAACGATTCCGCATAGGCTTTTCTCTATTCTGAAAACTACTATTTCTCCTTCGCTGCAACGGCACTGGGAACCAACTTTGGATAAGTCCGTG GCAAGAGAAATGgcagattttgaagaaaactttaGTCTTGCCGATGCCACGCATACCATATCAAATCTTAGTCTGGGTGTATCACGAATGACTCTCAAAAAAGTAGGATTGGTCAGCATAAATCCAAAG GAGCTTCTTGAAGAGGGTATCCGTCGCGAGTTAGCACTAGAACTCCCGTCACTGTTAACAACATTGGAAAAACCGTTCTCACTTGAAG ATGTGCTCAACAATCTTTCGCGTAATCTCCAGTCGTTCCACCGCGCGTTTATTTATATGTGCGGACACGTGGATGTCAATGGACATGATATGTGGagggaagaaataaatttgatcGTTCGTCAAATGGCTAATGatctaaaaaagaagaaaattttcagttcg TTGCCAAGTCCGAAAGGTGGTACTCCTACATCAGCTTTGTCCCATGTTTTTAATCTCTTGTTGAAGCACTCTGATCCTTA TTTGAATCGTTACCAGGAAAACAGCATGACATGGCGCGACgtgaagacgaaaaaagacGTGCTTTGTTCGAGAACTGTTGATTTGATCGAG aGCTGGATTCCTTCCTCTGCCATAAATTCATTGCGATTAGTTTTTAATCACAATATGGGGATTTTGATAGATG ATTCGCTCAAGCAAATTGGGTCCACTTTGACAACTATTGGAGCATTTTCTTTCAACGAtgcgttcattcattcatctcaGTACGAGCAACTTCTTCGACATCTTCAGGGAAACCAAATGCTTGTCCCACTTATTGCAAAA ATTGGTCAACACCTACTACTTCTCTCTTTGTTATGTCAGTCAAAAAGGCAGCATTGCCAACTTAACGCAGCGCCACTGTTTTCATCATTGACAGCTTGCGACAG ATATTTGATCGCACATCCGGATTCAGTGCCAGCCGATGTGGGCCCTATTGTCAATTTGTTACGAGATTGTGGATTGTGTACTCCTACACTTACTTTATATAAAACAAGTGTTATTGCCTCTCCAAATGCAGCTCTATGTTTGGTCCTAGTCCTATACATCACAATGCATAGACTCAATG GTTCTCGTCGTGATGCTCTATGTGGTCGTACCTTCACAGCAGGCTTGTTTTTCTTACTTCATCAAATCAATAAAGTGGAGCAATTTGGAAAATTGGCCGAGCGGTTTGCTGATCTTCTGACCGTGTCGAAAGGCAACAACGACAAGCAGTTGCTTCTTTCACATGTTACAAATGTGATCACGTTCTCGTAA